The following coding sequences lie in one Oceanicola sp. 502str15 genomic window:
- a CDS encoding DUF2793 domain-containing protein, which translates to MDETTQLKLPLLQASQAQKHVTVNAALMRLDGLAQLRLQSASTTTPPGAVVDGECWFVPSGAVNAWAGQGGQVAIGDNGGWVFVAPQVGWRAWIIDTATDALWDGSAWQPPLMAASPSGAASKMQVLEFDHVIAAGSSDTTAVQVPANAMVFAVSARVITAITGTLSSWTFGISGSESQFGSGLGLGQGSYCTGLLGAPTTWYSANALKLTATGGDFAGGEIRVAAHFFSIDLPNL; encoded by the coding sequence ATGGATGAGACCACGCAGTTGAAACTGCCGCTGCTTCAGGCCAGCCAGGCGCAGAAGCACGTGACGGTGAATGCCGCCTTGATGCGGCTCGACGGGCTGGCACAGCTGAGGTTGCAATCGGCGAGCACCACCACGCCGCCAGGTGCGGTGGTGGACGGTGAATGCTGGTTCGTGCCCTCCGGTGCGGTCAACGCATGGGCCGGGCAGGGCGGACAGGTTGCCATTGGCGACAATGGCGGCTGGGTCTTTGTTGCGCCGCAGGTCGGTTGGCGGGCCTGGATCATCGACACGGCGACGGACGCGCTTTGGGACGGCTCTGCTTGGCAACCGCCACTGATGGCCGCCAGCCCTTCGGGGGCGGCGTCAAAGATGCAGGTGCTCGAGTTCGATCATGTGATTGCTGCGGGGTCGAGTGACACCACGGCGGTTCAGGTGCCGGCCAATGCGATGGTCTTTGCGGTGTCGGCGCGTGTCATCACCGCGATCACCGGCACTTTGAGCAGCTGGACCTTCGGCATCAGTGGTTCGGAAAGCCAGTTTGGGTCGGGGCTCGGACTTGGGCAGGGCTCCTATTGCACCGGCCTGCTGGGCGCGCCCACCACATGGTATTCGGCAAATGCGCTCAAGCTCACGGCAACTGGAGGGGATTTTGCTGGTGGCGAGATCCGGGTTGCCGCGCATTTCTTCTCCATCGACCTGCCCAACCTCTGA
- a CDS encoding TraR/DksA C4-type zinc finger protein, which yields MDEAGQQKFRERLAARLTDLAEGEALGRDGKKVVTLDQQAVGRLSRMDALQSQAMAQAASRLRSAEERRVRAALARLDEGEFGYCTDCGEEIAPARLDQDPSVALCISCARG from the coding sequence ATGGATGAGGCAGGGCAACAGAAGTTTCGGGAGAGGCTGGCCGCGCGGCTGACGGATCTCGCGGAGGGCGAGGCACTGGGGCGCGACGGCAAGAAAGTTGTCACGCTCGACCAGCAGGCCGTCGGGCGTCTGAGCCGGATGGATGCTCTGCAGTCGCAAGCGATGGCACAGGCGGCCAGCCGGTTGAGGTCGGCGGAAGAACGCCGCGTCAGGGCAGCCCTCGCGCGGCTGGACGAAGGCGAGTTCGGCTATTGCACCGACTGCGGAGAAGAGATCGCGCCCGCCCGCCTAGATCAGGACCCATCCGTCGCCCTCTGCATCTCCTGCGCGAGGGGCTGA
- the cysE gene encoding serine O-acetyltransferase yields the protein MAQTKSKLTEVDPVWDRIIREGEEAIADEPLLGGLMHSCILHHKSMEQALAFRVSMKLASGEMSEQLLREIADEAYASDPLIGQAARADLVAVYERDPACHRFIQPLMYFKGYQAIQAYRVGHWLWEQGRKDMAYFFQMRVSETFGVDIHPACRVGKGIFLDHAHSIVFGETAVVGDNVSILHSVTLGGTGKEDEDRHPKIGDGVLIGAGAKVLGNIKVGCCSRIAAGSVVLHDVPPESTVAGVPAKIVGKAGCSQPSVSMNQLLGGAD from the coding sequence ATGGCCCAGACCAAGAGCAAGCTGACCGAGGTTGATCCCGTTTGGGATCGGATCATTCGTGAAGGCGAGGAGGCAATTGCCGACGAGCCGCTTCTGGGCGGTCTCATGCACTCCTGTATTCTGCACCACAAGTCGATGGAGCAGGCGCTGGCGTTTCGCGTTTCGATGAAGCTCGCTTCGGGGGAGATGTCGGAACAGTTGCTGCGCGAGATTGCCGACGAGGCCTATGCCTCCGATCCGCTGATCGGCCAGGCCGCCCGTGCGGACCTTGTGGCGGTCTATGAGCGCGACCCGGCCTGCCATCGGTTCATCCAGCCCTTGATGTACTTCAAGGGCTACCAGGCCATTCAGGCCTATCGCGTCGGCCATTGGCTTTGGGAGCAGGGCCGCAAGGACATGGCCTATTTCTTCCAGATGCGGGTGTCGGAAACCTTTGGTGTCGATATCCACCCGGCCTGCCGGGTCGGCAAGGGGATCTTCCTCGACCATGCCCACTCCATCGTGTTCGGCGAAACCGCCGTGGTGGGGGATAACGTGTCGATCCTGCATTCGGTCACGCTGGGCGGAACCGGCAAGGAAGATGAAGACCGCCACCCCAAGATTGGCGACGGCGTGCTGATCGGGGCCGGGGCCAAGGTGCTGGGCAACATCAAGGTGGGGTGCTGCTCGCGTATTGCCGCAGGCTCTGTTGTGCTGCATGACGTACCGCCCGAGAGCACGGTGGCGGGTGTGCCTGCAAAGATCGTTGGCAAGGCAGGTTGCTCACAGCCGTCGGTGTCGATGAACCAGCTTCTTGGCGGCGCTGACTAA
- a CDS encoding pyruvate dehydrogenase complex dihydrolipoamide acetyltransferase: protein MPTEVLMPALSPTMEQGTLAKWLVKEGDTVSSGDLLAEIETDKATMEFEAVDEGVIGKILIEEGTEGVAVNTPIAVLLEEGESADDIKEGGSAPAPASSGPKAEDKPKDAAPAASAAPAAPSKDGERVFASPLARRIAKDKGIDLAAIKGSGPHGRIVKADVESAKPGAAPAAEAAKAPAAAAAAAPAGPSTEAVIKMYEGREYEEVKLDGMRKTIAARLTEAKQTIPHFYLRRDIQLDALLKFRSQLNKQLEGRAVKLSVNDFIIKACALALQAVPDCNAVWAGDRVLKLKPSDVAVAVAIEGGLFTPVLKDADTKSLSALSAEMKDLAARARDRKLAPHEYQGGTFAISNLGMFGIDNFDAVINPPHGAILAVGAGVKKPVVGMDGELTVATVMSVTLSVDHRVIDGALGAEFLKALAENLENPMVMLA, encoded by the coding sequence ATGCCCACCGAAGTACTGATGCCCGCCCTCTCGCCCACCATGGAGCAAGGCACTCTTGCGAAATGGCTGGTAAAAGAGGGAGATACCGTCTCTTCCGGTGATCTGCTTGCCGAGATCGAGACCGACAAGGCCACGATGGAGTTCGAAGCCGTCGATGAAGGTGTGATCGGCAAGATCCTGATCGAGGAAGGCACTGAAGGCGTGGCTGTGAACACGCCCATCGCGGTGCTGCTCGAAGAAGGCGAAAGCGCCGATGACATCAAGGAAGGCGGCTCCGCGCCCGCCCCTGCATCTTCCGGACCCAAGGCAGAGGACAAGCCGAAGGACGCCGCTCCGGCTGCATCTGCGGCCCCTGCTGCGCCATCGAAGGACGGCGAGCGGGTCTTTGCCTCTCCGCTGGCCCGCCGGATCGCCAAGGACAAGGGCATCGACCTTGCCGCCATCAAGGGCTCCGGCCCCCATGGCCGCATCGTGAAGGCCGACGTGGAAAGCGCCAAGCCCGGTGCCGCGCCCGCTGCCGAAGCCGCCAAGGCCCCTGCCGCGGCAGCCGCCGCCGCCCCAGCCGGCCCTTCCACCGAGGCCGTCATCAAGATGTACGAGGGCCGCGAGTACGAAGAGGTCAAGCTCGACGGGATGCGCAAGACCATTGCCGCCCGCCTCACCGAGGCCAAGCAGACGATCCCGCATTTCTACCTGCGGCGTGACATCCAGCTTGATGCGCTGCTGAAGTTCCGCAGCCAGCTGAACAAGCAGCTGGAAGGCCGGGCCGTGAAGCTCAGCGTGAACGATTTCATCATCAAGGCCTGCGCGCTTGCACTTCAGGCCGTGCCGGATTGCAACGCCGTCTGGGCCGGTGACCGGGTGCTGAAGCTCAAGCCCTCGGATGTGGCCGTGGCCGTGGCGATCGAGGGCGGGCTGTTCACTCCCGTGCTCAAGGATGCCGACACCAAGTCGCTCTCGGCCCTCTCTGCCGAGATGAAGGATCTCGCGGCCCGCGCCCGTGATCGCAAGCTCGCGCCTCATGAGTACCAGGGCGGCACCTTCGCCATCTCCAACCTCGGCATGTTCGGGATCGACAACTTCGATGCCGTCATCAACCCGCCCCATGGCGCGATCCTCGCGGTCGGGGCTGGCGTGAAAAAACCAGTCGTCGGGATGGATGGCGAGCTGACCGTGGCCACGGTGATGAGTGTGACGCTTTCGGTCGACCACCGTGTGATCGACGGCGCGCTCGGGGCCGAGTTCCTCAAGGCGCTGGCCGAGAACCTCGAGAACCCGATGGTCATGCTCGCCTGA